A genome region from Hevea brasiliensis isolate MT/VB/25A 57/8 chromosome 7, ASM3005281v1, whole genome shotgun sequence includes the following:
- the LOC110666804 gene encoding uric acid degradation bifunctional protein TTL isoform X2, with the protein MALERFEEQDFLACCGSTKFAKEMVLASPFTSLEEAIAAARNIWFNKVDVNGWLEAFSSHPQIGQSASSAHTSHTAAQWSKGEQSTALATSTGSSLQELSDWNAQYRQKFGFIFIICASGRSTAEILAELKKRYQNRPIVEFEIAAQEQMKVTELRLGKLFSTKTKPASTGKQHPTVLATKVEDRVAVIGGHLKAAPNPSSDKASQVPTRTRPPITTHVLDVSRGCPATGVEVRLEMWKGSQPRPLFDKTDIGGWIFQGSSITDVDGRSGQLMSIVNDVNPGIYRISFNTGKYCPSGFFPFVSIVFEIKESQNREHFHVPLLLSPFSFSTYRGS; encoded by the exons ATGGCTTTAGAGAGATTTGAGGAGCAGGACTTTCTCGCATGCTGTGGTAGCACCAAATTCGCTAAAGAAATGGTGTTGGCTTCCCCTTTTACTTCCCTTGAAGAAGCCATCGCTGCAGCCAGAAACATCTGGTTCAACAAG GTTGATGTGAATGGTTGGCTTGAAGCATTCTCTTCGCATCCTCAGATTGGACAATCCGCTTCTTCTGCCCACACTTCTCACACTGCTGCTCA ATGGAGTAAGGGAGAGCAGTCAACTGCTTTAGCAACTTCTACTGGTTCCAGCTTACAG GAACTTTCTGACTGGAATGCCCAGTATAGGCAAAAGTTtggatttatatttattatatgtgCATCTGGACGGAGTACTGCTGAAATACTTGCTGAATTGAAG AAACGGTACCAAAACAGGCCCATAGTTGAGTTTGAAATTGCAGCTCAAGAGCAAATGAAAGTAACAGAGCTCCGCCTTGGAAAGCTCTTCTCAACCAAAACTAAACCTGCTTCCACTGGTAAACAACATCCCACAGTTTTAGCGACAAAAGTAGAAG ATCGTGTGGCTGTTATTGGAGGACATTTAAAGGCTGCTCCTAATCCTTCATCTGATAAGGCATCTCAAGTTCCAACTCGAACCCGTCCACCCATTACAACTCATGTCTTAGATGTTTCTCGGGGTTGTCCAGCCACTGGTGTTGAGGTGCGTTTGGAGATGTGGAAGGGCAGTCAACCCCGTCCCTTGTTTGATAAGACAGATATTGGCGGTTGGATATTTCAGGGGTCTTCGATTACAGATGTGGATGGGCGAAGTGGTCAATTGATGAGCATTGTTAATGATGTGAACCCTGGAATATACAGAATAAGTTTCAACACAGGCAAGTACTGTCCATCTGGGTTCTTTCCATTTGTTTCTATTGTGTTTGAAATCAAAGAATCACAGAACAGAGAACATTTTCATGTTCCTCTGCTGCTTTCACCATTCTCATTCAGTACATACCGTGGCAGCTAG
- the LOC110666804 gene encoding uric acid degradation bifunctional protein TTL isoform X1, which produces MALERFEEQDFLACCGSTKFAKEMVLASPFTSLEEAIAAARNIWFNKVDVNGWLEAFSSHPQIGQSASSAHTSHTAAQWSKGEQSTALATSTGSSLQELSDWNAQYRQKFGFIFIICASGRSTAEILAELKKRYQNRPIVEFEIAAQEQMKVTELRLGKLFSTKTKPASTGKQHPTVLATKVEEDRVAVIGGHLKAAPNPSSDKASQVPTRTRPPITTHVLDVSRGCPATGVEVRLEMWKGSQPRPLFDKTDIGGWIFQGSSITDVDGRSGQLMSIVNDVNPGIYRISFNTGKYCPSGFFPFVSIVFEIKESQNREHFHVPLLLSPFSFSTYRGS; this is translated from the exons ATGGCTTTAGAGAGATTTGAGGAGCAGGACTTTCTCGCATGCTGTGGTAGCACCAAATTCGCTAAAGAAATGGTGTTGGCTTCCCCTTTTACTTCCCTTGAAGAAGCCATCGCTGCAGCCAGAAACATCTGGTTCAACAAG GTTGATGTGAATGGTTGGCTTGAAGCATTCTCTTCGCATCCTCAGATTGGACAATCCGCTTCTTCTGCCCACACTTCTCACACTGCTGCTCA ATGGAGTAAGGGAGAGCAGTCAACTGCTTTAGCAACTTCTACTGGTTCCAGCTTACAG GAACTTTCTGACTGGAATGCCCAGTATAGGCAAAAGTTtggatttatatttattatatgtgCATCTGGACGGAGTACTGCTGAAATACTTGCTGAATTGAAG AAACGGTACCAAAACAGGCCCATAGTTGAGTTTGAAATTGCAGCTCAAGAGCAAATGAAAGTAACAGAGCTCCGCCTTGGAAAGCTCTTCTCAACCAAAACTAAACCTGCTTCCACTGGTAAACAACATCCCACAGTTTTAGCGACAAAAGTAGAAG AAGATCGTGTGGCTGTTATTGGAGGACATTTAAAGGCTGCTCCTAATCCTTCATCTGATAAGGCATCTCAAGTTCCAACTCGAACCCGTCCACCCATTACAACTCATGTCTTAGATGTTTCTCGGGGTTGTCCAGCCACTGGTGTTGAGGTGCGTTTGGAGATGTGGAAGGGCAGTCAACCCCGTCCCTTGTTTGATAAGACAGATATTGGCGGTTGGATATTTCAGGGGTCTTCGATTACAGATGTGGATGGGCGAAGTGGTCAATTGATGAGCATTGTTAATGATGTGAACCCTGGAATATACAGAATAAGTTTCAACACAGGCAAGTACTGTCCATCTGGGTTCTTTCCATTTGTTTCTATTGTGTTTGAAATCAAAGAATCACAGAACAGAGAACATTTTCATGTTCCTCTGCTGCTTTCACCATTCTCATTCAGTACATACCGTGGCAGCTAG
- the LOC110666804 gene encoding uric acid degradation bifunctional protein TTL isoform X4 has product MALERFEEQDFLACCGSTKFAKEMVLASPFTSLEEAIAAARNIWFNKVDVNGWLEAFSSHPQIGQSASSAHTSHTAAQWSKGEQSTALATSTGSSLQELSDWNAQYRQKFGFIFIICASGRSTAEILAELKKRYQNRPIVEFEIAAQEQMKVTELRLGKLFSTKTKPASTDRVAVIGGHLKAAPNPSSDKASQVPTRTRPPITTHVLDVSRGCPATGVEVRLEMWKGSQPRPLFDKTDIGGWIFQGSSITDVDGRSGQLMSIVNDVNPGIYRISFNTGKYCPSGFFPFVSIVFEIKESQNREHFHVPLLLSPFSFSTYRGS; this is encoded by the exons ATGGCTTTAGAGAGATTTGAGGAGCAGGACTTTCTCGCATGCTGTGGTAGCACCAAATTCGCTAAAGAAATGGTGTTGGCTTCCCCTTTTACTTCCCTTGAAGAAGCCATCGCTGCAGCCAGAAACATCTGGTTCAACAAG GTTGATGTGAATGGTTGGCTTGAAGCATTCTCTTCGCATCCTCAGATTGGACAATCCGCTTCTTCTGCCCACACTTCTCACACTGCTGCTCA ATGGAGTAAGGGAGAGCAGTCAACTGCTTTAGCAACTTCTACTGGTTCCAGCTTACAG GAACTTTCTGACTGGAATGCCCAGTATAGGCAAAAGTTtggatttatatttattatatgtgCATCTGGACGGAGTACTGCTGAAATACTTGCTGAATTGAAG AAACGGTACCAAAACAGGCCCATAGTTGAGTTTGAAATTGCAGCTCAAGAGCAAATGAAAGTAACAGAGCTCCGCCTTGGAAAGCTCTTCTCAACCAAAACTAAACCTGCTTCCACTG ATCGTGTGGCTGTTATTGGAGGACATTTAAAGGCTGCTCCTAATCCTTCATCTGATAAGGCATCTCAAGTTCCAACTCGAACCCGTCCACCCATTACAACTCATGTCTTAGATGTTTCTCGGGGTTGTCCAGCCACTGGTGTTGAGGTGCGTTTGGAGATGTGGAAGGGCAGTCAACCCCGTCCCTTGTTTGATAAGACAGATATTGGCGGTTGGATATTTCAGGGGTCTTCGATTACAGATGTGGATGGGCGAAGTGGTCAATTGATGAGCATTGTTAATGATGTGAACCCTGGAATATACAGAATAAGTTTCAACACAGGCAAGTACTGTCCATCTGGGTTCTTTCCATTTGTTTCTATTGTGTTTGAAATCAAAGAATCACAGAACAGAGAACATTTTCATGTTCCTCTGCTGCTTTCACCATTCTCATTCAGTACATACCGTGGCAGCTAG
- the LOC110666804 gene encoding uric acid degradation bifunctional protein TTL isoform X3, giving the protein MALERFEEQDFLACCGSTKFAKEMVLASPFTSLEEAIAAARNIWFNKVDVNGWLEAFSSHPQIGQSASSAHTSHTAAQWSKGEQSTALATSTGSSLQELSDWNAQYRQKFGFIFIICASGRSTAEILAELKKRYQNRPIVEFEIAAQEQMKVTELRLGKLFSTKTKPASTEDRVAVIGGHLKAAPNPSSDKASQVPTRTRPPITTHVLDVSRGCPATGVEVRLEMWKGSQPRPLFDKTDIGGWIFQGSSITDVDGRSGQLMSIVNDVNPGIYRISFNTGKYCPSGFFPFVSIVFEIKESQNREHFHVPLLLSPFSFSTYRGS; this is encoded by the exons ATGGCTTTAGAGAGATTTGAGGAGCAGGACTTTCTCGCATGCTGTGGTAGCACCAAATTCGCTAAAGAAATGGTGTTGGCTTCCCCTTTTACTTCCCTTGAAGAAGCCATCGCTGCAGCCAGAAACATCTGGTTCAACAAG GTTGATGTGAATGGTTGGCTTGAAGCATTCTCTTCGCATCCTCAGATTGGACAATCCGCTTCTTCTGCCCACACTTCTCACACTGCTGCTCA ATGGAGTAAGGGAGAGCAGTCAACTGCTTTAGCAACTTCTACTGGTTCCAGCTTACAG GAACTTTCTGACTGGAATGCCCAGTATAGGCAAAAGTTtggatttatatttattatatgtgCATCTGGACGGAGTACTGCTGAAATACTTGCTGAATTGAAG AAACGGTACCAAAACAGGCCCATAGTTGAGTTTGAAATTGCAGCTCAAGAGCAAATGAAAGTAACAGAGCTCCGCCTTGGAAAGCTCTTCTCAACCAAAACTAAACCTGCTTCCACTG AAGATCGTGTGGCTGTTATTGGAGGACATTTAAAGGCTGCTCCTAATCCTTCATCTGATAAGGCATCTCAAGTTCCAACTCGAACCCGTCCACCCATTACAACTCATGTCTTAGATGTTTCTCGGGGTTGTCCAGCCACTGGTGTTGAGGTGCGTTTGGAGATGTGGAAGGGCAGTCAACCCCGTCCCTTGTTTGATAAGACAGATATTGGCGGTTGGATATTTCAGGGGTCTTCGATTACAGATGTGGATGGGCGAAGTGGTCAATTGATGAGCATTGTTAATGATGTGAACCCTGGAATATACAGAATAAGTTTCAACACAGGCAAGTACTGTCCATCTGGGTTCTTTCCATTTGTTTCTATTGTGTTTGAAATCAAAGAATCACAGAACAGAGAACATTTTCATGTTCCTCTGCTGCTTTCACCATTCTCATTCAGTACATACCGTGGCAGCTAG
- the LOC110666802 gene encoding pentatricopeptide repeat-containing protein At2g13420, mitochondrial isoform X1, with the protein MAVRIFQHRTLISSLPLQTHRLFSSFSSLPTLQPSNDAELLSQILLHQHNPFHAMESSLQLHGFSLNPPLLHQTLLRLRHHSKIALSLFHYALSLPSSSSTVSSITYNIMIDILSKVHQFDVSWQLIIHMEQRNIQPTSLTFFILIRRLIAAGLTRQAIRAFDDMESFVMEAVDETHFCFLLDTLCKYGYIKVAVEIFNKRKSRFCPNVRMYTVLIYGWCKIGRIDMAERFLREMDERGIEPNVVSYNVLLDGICRRARLQPEVRFERTIMSAEKVFDKMRHRGIEPDVASYSILLHVYSRAHKPQLTLDKLKLMEEKGICPTVATYTSVVKCLCSCGRVEDAEELLDEMVRSGVSPNAATYNCFFKEYRGRKDAESALKLYRKMREDDLYALSLHTYNVLLGMFMKLNRMDIVKEIWNDLCTSGSGPDLDSYTMLIHGLCEKQKWKEACQFFVEMIERGLLPQKVTFETLYRGLIQSDMLRTWRRLKKKLDEESIAFGSEFQNYHLKPYRR; encoded by the coding sequence ATGGCAGTGAGAATATTTCAACATCGCACTCTCATCTCTTCCCTTCCTCTCCAAACTCACCGTCTCTTCTcctccttctcttctcttcctacTCTCCAACCTTCAAACGACGCTGAATTGCTTTCCCAAATCTTGCTCCACCAACACAACCCATTCCATGCCATGGAATCATCTCTCCAGCTCCACGGCTTCTCTCTTAACCCTCCCCTCCTCCACCAGACCCTCCTCCGTCTCCGCCACCACTCAAAAATTGCCCTATCCCTTTTCCACTACGCTCTTTCTCTCCCCTCTTCTTCCTCCACTGTTAGCTCCATTACTTACAATATCATGATCGACATTCTCTCCAAGGTCCACCAGTTTGACGTATCTTGGCAGCTTATCATCCACATGGAGCAGAGAAACATCCAACCCACTTCCCTTACTTTCTTTATACTCATTCGCAGATTGATCGCTGCCGGTCTTACCCGTCAGGCTATCCGTGCTTTTGATGATATGGAATCTTTCGTTATGGAAGCTGTAGATGAGACCCATTTCTGTTTCTTGCTTGATACCTTGTGTAAGTATGGCTACATTAAAGTGGCTGTTGAGATTTTCAATAAAAGGAAGTCTAGATTTTGTCCTAATGTGAGAATGTATACAGTTTTGATATATGGTTGGTGCAAGATTGGCAGAATTGATATGGCGGAGAGGTTTCTGAGAGAGATGGATGAGAGAGGGATTGAGCCTAATGTTGTTAGCTACAATGTGTTGTTAGATGGGATTTGCAGGAGGGCCAGATTGCAGCCTGAGGTTAGGTTTGAGAGGACAATAATGTCTGCTGAGAAAGTGTTCGATAAAATGCGCCACAGAGGGATTGAACCGGATGTCGCGAGTTATTCTATATTGCTTCATGTGTATAGTAGGGCTCATAAGCCGCAGCTAACACTTGATAAGTTGAAGCTGATGGAAGAGAAGGGGATTTGCCCGACCGTTGCCACTTATACTTCGGTGGTGAAGTGTCTTTGTTCTTGTGGGAGGGTTGAGGATGCAGAGGAGTTGCTTGATGAGATGGTCAGAAGTGGGGTTAGCCCGAACGCAGCAACTTATAATTGTTTCTTTAAAGAGTATAGAGGAAGGAAGGATGCAGAAAGTGCTTTGAAGTTGTATAGGAAAATGAGGGAGGATGATCTGTATGCTCTGAGCCTGCACACGTATAATGTATTGCTGGGGATGTTTATGAAGTTGAATCGCATGGATATTGTGAAAGAGATATGGAATGATTTATGCACAAGCGGTTCAGGGCCAGATTTGGATTCATATACAATGTTGATACATGGGCTATGCGAGAAACAGAAGTGGAAAGAAGCTTGTCAGTTTTTTGTGGAGATGATAGAGAGGGGATTGCTTCCTCAAAAGGTGACTTTTGAGACTCTTTACAGAGGACTAATACAGTCTGATATGTTGAGAACTTGGAGAAGGCTAAAGAAGAAGCTTGATGAAGAGTCAATAGCATTTGGTTCAGAGTTCCAAAATTATCACTTAAAGCCATATAGACGATAA
- the LOC110666802 gene encoding pentatricopeptide repeat-containing protein At2g13420, mitochondrial isoform X2 encodes MAVRIFQHRTLISSLPLQTHRLFSSFSSLPTLQPSNDAELLSQILLHQHNPFHAMESSLQLHGFSLNPPLLHQTLLRLRHHSKIALSLFHYALSLPSSSSTVSSITYNIMIDILSKVHQFDVSWQLIIHMEQRNIQPTSLTFFILIRRLIAAGLTRQAIRAFDDMESFVMEAVDETHFCFLLDTLFLIYGWCKIGRIDMAERFLREMDERGIEPNVVSYNVLLDGICRRARLQPEVRFERTIMSAEKVFDKMRHRGIEPDVASYSILLHVYSRAHKPQLTLDKLKLMEEKGICPTVATYTSVVKCLCSCGRVEDAEELLDEMVRSGVSPNAATYNCFFKEYRGRKDAESALKLYRKMREDDLYALSLHTYNVLLGMFMKLNRMDIVKEIWNDLCTSGSGPDLDSYTMLIHGLCEKQKWKEACQFFVEMIERGLLPQKVTFETLYRGLIQSDMLRTWRRLKKKLDEESIAFGSEFQNYHLKPYRR; translated from the exons ATGGCAGTGAGAATATTTCAACATCGCACTCTCATCTCTTCCCTTCCTCTCCAAACTCACCGTCTCTTCTcctccttctcttctcttcctacTCTCCAACCTTCAAACGACGCTGAATTGCTTTCCCAAATCTTGCTCCACCAACACAACCCATTCCATGCCATGGAATCATCTCTCCAGCTCCACGGCTTCTCTCTTAACCCTCCCCTCCTCCACCAGACCCTCCTCCGTCTCCGCCACCACTCAAAAATTGCCCTATCCCTTTTCCACTACGCTCTTTCTCTCCCCTCTTCTTCCTCCACTGTTAGCTCCATTACTTACAATATCATGATCGACATTCTCTCCAAGGTCCACCAGTTTGACGTATCTTGGCAGCTTATCATCCACATGGAGCAGAGAAACATCCAACCCACTTCCCTTACTTTCTTTATACTCATTCGCAGATTGATCGCTGCCGGTCTTACCCGTCAGGCTATCCGTGCTTTTGATGATATGGAATCTTTCGTTATGGAAGCTGTAGATGAGACCCATTTCTGTTTCTTGCTTGATACCTTGT TTTTGATATATGGTTGGTGCAAGATTGGCAGAATTGATATGGCGGAGAGGTTTCTGAGAGAGATGGATGAGAGAGGGATTGAGCCTAATGTTGTTAGCTACAATGTGTTGTTAGATGGGATTTGCAGGAGGGCCAGATTGCAGCCTGAGGTTAGGTTTGAGAGGACAATAATGTCTGCTGAGAAAGTGTTCGATAAAATGCGCCACAGAGGGATTGAACCGGATGTCGCGAGTTATTCTATATTGCTTCATGTGTATAGTAGGGCTCATAAGCCGCAGCTAACACTTGATAAGTTGAAGCTGATGGAAGAGAAGGGGATTTGCCCGACCGTTGCCACTTATACTTCGGTGGTGAAGTGTCTTTGTTCTTGTGGGAGGGTTGAGGATGCAGAGGAGTTGCTTGATGAGATGGTCAGAAGTGGGGTTAGCCCGAACGCAGCAACTTATAATTGTTTCTTTAAAGAGTATAGAGGAAGGAAGGATGCAGAAAGTGCTTTGAAGTTGTATAGGAAAATGAGGGAGGATGATCTGTATGCTCTGAGCCTGCACACGTATAATGTATTGCTGGGGATGTTTATGAAGTTGAATCGCATGGATATTGTGAAAGAGATATGGAATGATTTATGCACAAGCGGTTCAGGGCCAGATTTGGATTCATATACAATGTTGATACATGGGCTATGCGAGAAACAGAAGTGGAAAGAAGCTTGTCAGTTTTTTGTGGAGATGATAGAGAGGGGATTGCTTCCTCAAAAGGTGACTTTTGAGACTCTTTACAGAGGACTAATACAGTCTGATATGTTGAGAACTTGGAGAAGGCTAAAGAAGAAGCTTGATGAAGAGTCAATAGCATTTGGTTCAGAGTTCCAAAATTATCACTTAAAGCCATATAGACGATAA
- the LOC110666801 gene encoding uncharacterized protein LOC110666801: MQFFKLHTFKNAAVNCDCQLFQLSFFRFFATTCRAVLLPRFGGPEVLELRSDVEVPQLKPNQVLVRARAVSINPLDTRMRSGYGRSIFEPLLPLILGRDISGEVTAVGTSVQSLSVGQEVFGALHPTAVRGTYTDYAVLSEDELTPKPISVTHVEASAIPFAALTAWRALKSTARITEGQRLLVVGGGGAVGFTAIQLAVAAGCHVTTTCGSQSIEGVLKAGAEQAVDYIAEDIELAIKGKFDAVLDTIGVPETERIGINFLKRGGHYMTLQGEAASLTDRYGLAVGLPVATAILLKKQIQYRYSHGIEYWWTYMRADPDGLDEIRRLFEAGRLKIPVEKTFPFTQVREAHEAKAKKLIPGKVVLELD; encoded by the exons ATGCAATTCTTCAAACTTCACACCTTCAAAAACGCTGCTGTCAATTGTGATTGCCAATTATTCCAGTTAAGCTTTTTTAGGTTTTTCGCCACCACTTGCAGGGCGGTGCTGTTGCCCCGCTTCGGCGGGCCTGAAGTGCTGGAACTCCGGTCCGATGTTGAGGTCCCCCAGCTCAAGCCCAATCAAGTCCTTGTTCGAGCTCGTGCTGTCTCTATCAATCCTCTTGATACTAGA ATGCGATCAGGTTATGGTCGATCCATATTTGAACCTCTGCTACCTCTCATTTTGGGTCGTGATATTAGTGGTGAAGTTACAGCTGTTGGAACTTCAGTTCAGTCACTGAGTGTTGGGCAAGAAGTTTTTGGTGCATTGCATCCAACTGCTGTGAGAGGTACTTATACTGACTATGCAGTTCTTTCAGAAGATGAACTTACCCCAAAGCCAATATCAGTTACACACGTG GAAGCAAGTGCTATTCCTTTTGCTGCACTAACTGCATGGCGTGCTCTAAAAAGTACGGCTAGGATTACTGAGGG GCAACGACTGTTAGTAGTGGGTGGTGGTGGAGCGGTAGGCTTTACTGCAATTCAGCTTGCAGTAGCTGCAGGGTGCCATGTTACAACTACTTGTGGAAGTCAAAGCATAGAAGGAGTACTGAAAGCTGGTGCTGAGCAGGCTGTTGACTACATTGCTGAG GACATTGAACTAGCAATAAAGGGGAAGTTTGATGCTGTTTTGGACACTATTGGTGTACCAGAAACAGAAAGAATTGGCATCAATTTTCTGAAGAGGGGTGGACACTATATGACCCTTCAG GGTGAGGCAGCATCCTTGACTGATAGGTATGGACTAGCAGTTGGACTTCCTGTTGCTACAGCTATTTTACTGAAGAAACAGATTCAATATCGATACTCTCATGGAATAG AATATTGGTGGACTTACATGAGAGCTGATCCAGATGGTTTAGATGAGATCCGGCGTTTATTTGAAGCTGGGAGGCTGAAGATACCTGTTGAGAAAACATTTCCCTTCACACAAGTGAGAGAGGCTCATGAGGCAAAAGCCAAAAAGTTAATTCCTGGTAAAGTGGTACTGGAACTTGATTAG